CTCCTGTTTCTACAGCCCCTATTATCATTAGTTTTTCTATTTGCTCGTGTTTCTCCTTCATAGGAGATAAAGGAAATACAATggtttttcatggaaaaaatgTAGCGCATTTCAGGATATTAAGATAGTGAAATTTGTACATTCTCcgattttgacgaaattcacccaaaatgttagttCTGATGTAAAACgatcccaaaaaaatgttgagtcgACCTCTCCACCGCCTTCTCAACTGGGAAACCGAACTTCGCCCCTTATTAGGGTAATGAACACTACTTACTTTGAAACGAGCCGAGCCAGCTGTTGATTGTCCATAAGGAACTCCCAGAAACGTATAATACTCCGCTCCGGAATACGCTGTTTTAGTTTTGAAGCCACGCACTTTGCCTTCTTTCacatttacaattattttttcagtcatGTTTCAATTGaagataattaaaaatacagTAGAACGCACAGTGGTAAAATGTCAGGCATGAACAAGTGAAACTGGTGTTTCTCAATGTTCATTTGAGCGTGCATTCGTTCGCCTCGTTACCTTTTGGAGATAATATTATTATACGTTTGTGTTTTCCACAATTTATCAACGTACAATATACGTGAATTTATCGGAGTTGACGACTGACGTATGATAGGGACAGGGTACGCCGttgatatgtacatatatgtactttttcTTGACTGAATTTTCTCATAATTGCGATACATGGAGTGATTGAGGTTAATTCCAAGTATTCCGTGGGTTTTTGGTACTGAGGAAGCAGCTCCAGAAATGAACAAGTGGTTTTAGAAGGGTTCTGTTCAAAGCATTATTGCccctcaaaatttcagcttcctaggtcatcctcaCTCCTTCTAAAGTCGAAACCTccgaaaataggggtaaaataaggggggtttccaccttaattccgcCTTAAATGGGGTAGGGATAACCTAGGAAGCTGATATTTGGAtacttttcatccatttggggccaTAATTATTAtgcccttccaaaaaaatgacctttctgtaatattttcaactttgacctaGCTTCCTCACTCCATAGATCAACTCtagctccccaaaaaaatccatttcctaagtttgactttatttgatcaattagaacgaGTTCCAAGTCTCAAgtcataaaaatgtaaaattaatgaaatcacgtcactttgaggggtcgtagcgccaccccacttgaggctagggagttggttgatagctcatttgattggtattggagaggagatgaaatgatcactgatcttattttactcaaaagttaatattttaaaagttttttgacaaaagaacTGATTTTGGGGTCATCGATCCACTGTAGAGGGAGGGGGTCAGCTTCAGGgataggggcggggacttttagtatgttgttcagcactctagacaatattcaccaaaaaaaactttttttttcgctatttgaCATGGGCTTGCACTTCCTGTCGACCCTTCGGTTTGTTTTTCTATCATGCGGCGAGTTGTGTTTGTAAAATGTTGTAGATAGTCattgtttttatgaaattgaaattcacttcAAAGTTGGAGCATTCTGATATGtttgtaggtactttaaaataCCGTAacacaaaagtttaaaaaagtgacttactgAGGTATCTGGTTCTTTTCCTGTACCCTTCAAGTACATCAGTAAGTTATAGGTATGGCATATCTACCTTAATTACCGACGTGCATGTAAGAtgataatttcaaatcgataatattcaatttttaagaattgtgtactttacatacctattacctacctacctttctaCTGCAGGTATTATCACCATCGCGCTGGGTAAAAACaaactaataaaaatttaaaattttccaaccaattATCAAACTAACCAGGTATTTAGTTGCATGAAAGCGATTTGAATGTACACGTGCATAAAATGTACCCATCCAAATGGAGAATTCGCgcaaaaatacgaattttcatttcgaatcgGAAAAAGGTTTTGCTTTTATCTTCGTTGCTCTTAGCTGTGCTAATTTTGCTCTCTTTCAACTTGATGACTTCTCTGTATGATCCGATAAAATTTACATCGAATACGtcgtaagtacctacatgtaaTGGCAATTCTCGTAACTCGATTCTGCAAATTATATCAGTTCATTTATGCGAAATTATTTATGAATTAGGTGCGTCGCTGTTAATAATGCAAACGAGCCATTGGTCTACACGTGTTGTACCCCATTAAACAATAATTCATTGCGTACAAAcgtatactttttcaaaacccACAAAACAGGAAGCACAACGGTTGAAAACGTCATTCTACGATTCGCTTTGGAGAATTCGCTCGATGTATTGAACGTTATTTACCACACTTACTACTTGCCGTTTTCCGATTGGTCCATATATTCGCATACAAAGACGCCTAACAACAAGTATCATATCATGGCACATCACGTACGGTATAATTCAATTATAAAATCGTATCAGTATCCTGATACTAGTACGGTGACTATATTACGACACCCTGTGACGCATTTCACCTCCATGTTCAGATATTTCAGAATGTACGATACATCAGGGATGAGcctagaacaatttttaaacgctCCGAAGAAACCGCCAATCTTGTTAGGAATGGGCAGTAATTTCGTATATAGCGGATACAATCAAATGGGCGTCGATTTGGGCTTCGATCTGACTCAAAGTCGCAATAAATCAGCTATCGCCGAATTCATCGATAAAATTGATCGAGAGTTCGATTTCGTAATGATCATGGAGTATATGGAAGCGTCGATGGTTTTATTAGCTAATTTAATGGGATGGCCGTTGGAAAACGTGGCTTATTTGAAATTAAACGCTCAGCCGCCCGACCCTGACGAGTATAAACTGACGTCACGAGATGAATTCACAATCATGGATCTGAACGAAGTGGATACCATGTTGTATCATCATTTTAGAGATAAATTTCGCAAATGTGTGCGACAATTTGGAGAAGAAAGGATGAATGGTGAAATTCAACGGTTGAGGAATATTAATGAACAGTTGAAGCGGAGATGTGTGACCGatgatgagaaaatttactCGTGGGATGGCTGGATACAAATATCGGATTACGTTCCTAAAAACCGATCGGATCAATCTTGCGTTTATGCAACTTTACTCATGTATGAACTTCAAGATATCGTTGTGAAAACACAGTCTGAGAGACTTCAGCGTCTAAAGTGGCGATAAAGTTGCTGTTCACATTGCAGCTATCATCTACAAGTATTTCGATGTCAATGCAAACACTGAAGACAGTGGTGAAGATGAGGATGAAAATGTGGACGAGGCAACTGACAGTGACAGTGACAGTGATAATGACTTACCTATATCATAGTTTTCCTCCAGATAATTAATGTTATAATGtgattacctattttatatccaatacatatatattttgataatttttttgaattcagtgTTACAGGGCTTTGGTGGTAGCGCtataataaaatatatttttcgcaaaaaaccTCAATTTCAAGGCAATCTACCCCCCTTAATGGGGGACTTGAAAGGGTTCAACTGTAAATCCGacttcatatttgtgttcggggggggggggttgattcatatgaaaacgacacccatattCTCAACCTTTTTTGGACCTGTAATTGTGTAGGGAGGTGCCCATGGCCCCAAAATGAGCTTTTCCAGGAATCATTGCATTTTCTGCAGTTTTTTAACATTCACGTGAAACATTTCAGAACTTCATCAAGAGGCATTTTTTTGGACAGTACTATgacacaaaaaatacattttgaagaGTTCTTCAATTACCTACTGTTAACCTTGTTCCAGAAACTGGCTGAGCTTTTTGGTGCTCAACGAAATCGCACCACAGCCTACCATCCACAGTCGAATGGCCACATTGAAAGATGGTACCAAGCTCTGAAAGCAGCAATCATGGCTCATCAAAAACCTAAGTGGTTCAATTCATTATCTATGATCTTCCTTGGATTACAATCAGCACTCTGCAGCGACCAAGGAGTGTCCGCAGCTCAGCTCACATTTGGCACAGAGCTCCAATTGCCAGGGGATGAGCCAGAAGTTGTTTGTGGTATTCTATAGGCGATTCGTAGCATGAGGGAGACAATGTGAACATGCAAACAAGGCGCAATCTATGTACCAGACGCTCTCACAGACTGCTCTCATGTTTTCCAGTTGAGACGCAGAGTTGAGCACTACAGCAGCCCTAAACTGGACCTCATAAAGCAATTTGTTGTACAGACAAGACTCCTGAGGTTGAGGCTGATGGACTTACAATAGTTGTTTTGCTAGATCACCTGAAACCAGCCTACCTGCTTCTGGATGAGCCAAACAAAGTTCCAGAGTCAAAAATCATTCCAGAGCCTCAGTCTGAACCTCCAAAGATCATACCAAAGCGGAAGGTCAGATTCCAAGGGAGCTACTTGAAATAGTatccttttcttcttttttaatcccttgtttttcaaaatattaccgTCAGGCGGGGTCGCTTTGATTTCGCAAGGTGACTTTGATAGCGCTTATTTTTCTGCTTGTTTTGATTTGTGGAGCAAGTAAAACgtcgaattacatttttttttcgagtgaagTGATTACACTGATGGTGAATTGATACGATAACAGTGTTGAgttggtaaataattattttcatccctgcttttaatcgagttttttaaaagtggttatttttcaagatttttcatcacTCAACAAAAGTTGATGTTATAGTATTTTCAGATATGTAATAGAACATTGGCTGATAGTCTATCGTAAAGCTACACTCCTTGggaaatatcttcaaaaattttgagtttctagGTTGAGCTGCCTCTGATCCTTGGCCCATTGTTCTCAGTGGggatgttatcaatttttcatttttgaggctaaaaatttaagttttgggACTAAAGTGAAAATCAGTGCCATTTTCGGATTCAGTGTgaaatttcatcccattttgataggtcggaaaggtattttattgaatatctaaaaattttgttaaaaaactgaatttttaaaaaaattgaggaaatacagGGGCTTTTATCGCTTTTTCGATAATATAATGATTTCCTCTCggccaaaattgataaaattttgtatggtAGGTCTAAAGGtgatgagaaatcattttttgaaaaaaaaagtacccctaTCAAAGTGGCCCCATCTTGTGGGTGACTTTGATACGGCCTTTGAGGGcaattttgaggcacaaaaaaaacaaaaaggtcaTTTGGTGCGTTTTGACGTACTTTACACACTgagtggtgcaattttttcgaaaacatcttTCTATGCCGTACAgaacagaaaacattttttttttatcaaagcgaCCCCGCCTGACGGTATGTATAGTaataattttatcgtttttattttttattttatgtattttttttgtgaaattctagTCATtactcgtttgtttttttttaccttttttcaaattttgtaatgagTTTTTGCTTATGTATCATGTGTATgttcttatgttttttttttgtatttgtattgCGGTTTTCCGGCTAAGGGGGGAGTACTGTGGTGTGACTTGGCAGGCAACTGCCAACGGGAGccctgcaattgcgccaaaCTGCTAAACTCGTGTACCCGGAATTACGCCGGGTGCTCAAAAAAGTATACTGGCAGTTGCGCCGAGTTGAGAAAATGCGAAACGAACAAGatatgaatgaatcgttcacgttCAGTCGCATAAGTTATTTATTCATCCACTCCAGAATCTTCCACCTCCTATAATGTCGCAAAAAATAAGGTCTAACAGACAGGAACAAAATTAGAGGTTGTTCGTGAGGGTGTGGGGGACGGGGGACTGTGACTGAACATTTGCCGATCGGTATGAggacaaaaataccaattttgccgaataaaatgacgaatttttaaaataaaatagatgaaatgataattttaccaaattgataaaaattgtcatgttcctttttgaatttatggaagtttcaaatatgaaattttttagtttgggAAAGAAAGAGGGGAATTGGTCCGAGCGAAACGAGgtcaaaagtgttcaaaaattcgtatttcaagaagtgaaaaacaatgtgtttttttaaaaacttatttattttttttgctcaaaaattttaaaatttgaatgttgagtttttgaacatttattttgaaaatgaaaagcatacagccctgagcgaagcgaggataAAAACTTGTTTCGAGAAGTACAAAACGATgttttcaggtgaaaagtgtaattttgtttgctttgaacattttttaaaatttttataataaactttttttttcaagttcaatttgaTAACTTCATCAAAATGATTACGATTCTAACTGTACGCAGTGTAAGAAAAGGGTCGGGAAGATTCGTTCTTTTGATCGGCGCAATTCCCCATGAACACATTTTTCTAAGTGGCACAATTGCAGGTATGCTCATTTTTTGTGCTCGGCGCAATTCAGGGTAtatttggcgcaattgcatgGCAGCCCTGCCAACCTCTCAAGTCAACGGGCAGGCAACTGCCAGCTGCCAAGTGCATCTGCTTGCGCAGCAAACTAGTTAGAGGTGTAAaagaagctcaattttgaaaatggtggaaatttagGAGAGGGTTGAGTGAGTGTAGCagagcggtatcgaatcataagaaaacgacaccaaattcatcaaagtaactttatttcaaaaataaatggaaattcaggagggggctgagggctctggaggggctgtgtgagtgtaggagaaaatttgacgccatattcgtgctcagcggtatcgaataaTAAGACaatgacaccaacatcatcaaagtaacttcatttccaaaatagtaaaaattatttgtgccagcggtatcgaatcatgagaaaacgacaccctactcattaatagtcattttccccaaaattcccatttcaccccccccccccggcaaACATTTTCCCAGCTTTTTATATGGCGCACCaccgcaaaaatttcgaaaaaggtatggggtcaaaaatacgtccaaaaaaggtgtttctacaatgtacctcgcaatcttcaTTGTTAAACAtcataaaataagttaaaaaaccgaaaatgtaatttttgacgGGTAAATATGGGatgagggggttgaaaatttttgtggggatacctcctGAGGATGCACATATACAAcatactataaaattttaaaaatcagttcctATGAGGACAAGCGATTCTACAAGCGTTAAAAAACAttgacttaatgcgttttgggaAATCAAGcgcatttcaacattttcacaaaaagctgGAAAGAACatggataaaataggtattttaggtaggtatgtgtctCAGATGAGGTGTCATGACGTCACTAACCAAATggcgcgaaaaaatcaatttcgaaaaaaactgacttgatgcgttttggaaaaccacgctTCAAATAacctattttttgctaaaattcccAAAACTTTATGTTTTTTCCcggaagaattttcatttttcaaaatttttttctatgaatatgggaaatattttgaCTCTAAAAAATTCTGTCTCTAAACATCCAGCTCTCGTGATcactttttgtgttttttgataGATTTGAAAATCTTCTCAACGAGGTCTTATCTTCTAGCATCAATATTCaacctttttttcaacttgcggCGAATGGCtcgttaaaattttaatcacttgATATgaatgttttatatttttagttttccatGTGTAGACTGTAGATACTCATTGCAAGTTTTGTTTCAGAATCATGtggaatgaatttcatttttcactggACTTAGGAGCAGAATGAGTATATTTGTCAGAAGTAGACCTAATGTTATCCAAATGACGAATAAATTACATTATTCTATCCAAGTCGGAGTTCCAAGAGCAACAgacaaattcaaattcaataattcaagGTGTACTTTCGAAATACCTAGTCCAGGTACGAAACGTCTATTTTGTAactgttttttcacttttaaaattgCAGTGATTCTCAAAATTGCCTCCATTTTATAGGGTGTAttaattgtgcatttttttttcagtcgtaGTTGAACCGCTCGTTGAAGAGTGGATGTTTTGCCTGAATTTTCTGCAGAATCAAAGTTTACGAGAAATGATTtagtgatgatgatgaatgtTACTTTTGCATCAATATTCTTCTAAGAGCAACTGAAAATTCAATGCGAGACCCATTTTGCAACACCAACTGAATCAGGTATGTGCTTTATTACAACAAGTGCTTCGATGTCGTTGGCCTTTTTTTCTAATGCTTTtctcaaagttggaaaaaacttacttttttcattctgtctcaattttttgccctttttttttggtagagtGCTTTTTCCTATTGtaaatattgtgaaattttttttcttcgcagacTACAGCATTCAAAATGAATCTTATTCTGCAATTCGGATCAGTGAACTCGGAAACTTCACCGGTTTACTGCTCAACCTCACAATTTCAACATCAAACCATGGAATGTAGCTATTCGAAGAAATATGTCAAATAAATTTCCTAAACGATCTGTTCAAAGAGGAGTGTTTGCTGAATTGTGTTGACTTTTGGAATTTCACACCCTCAAGAACGTAGACTGTGAGTTTCATGTAAGACTGCAGttaatcaattttattgaataataGGTATGACTAATTTAattgttattttgaaataattttgattttaattgtttgaaaaagtattcaT
The sequence above is a segment of the Planococcus citri chromosome 3, ihPlaCitr1.1, whole genome shotgun sequence genome. Coding sequences within it:
- the LOC135839344 gene encoding galactose-3-O-sulfotransferase 3-like, with product MYPSKWRIRAKIRIFISNRKKVLLLSSLLLAVLILLSFNLMTSLYDPIKFTSNTSCVAVNNANEPLVYTCCTPLNNNSLRTNVYFFKTHKTGSTTVENVILRFALENSLDVLNVIYHTYYLPFSDWSIYSHTKTPNNKYHIMAHHVRYNSIIKSYQYPDTSTVTILRHPVTHFTSMFRYFRMYDTSGMSLEQFLNAPKKPPILLGMGSNFVYSGYNQMGVDLGFDLTQSRNKSAIAEFIDKIDREFDFVMIMEYMEASMVLLANLMGWPLENVAYLKLNAQPPDPDEYKLTSRDEFTIMDLNEVDTMLYHHFRDKFRKCVRQFGEERMNGEIQRLRNINEQLKRRCVTDDEKIYSWDGWIQISDYVPKNRSDQSCVYATLLMYELQDIVVKTQSERLQRLKWR